From a region of the Streptomyces sp. NBC_01454 genome:
- a CDS encoding TadE/TadG family type IV pilus assembly protein: MSVRLPARLRGRGRDRGQVSLEFLGFLPLLLVVGLAVVQLGLAAFAVQQAGTGARAAARTASMDQADHPADPQAAGRAAMSDWIKAGITVGGDGGDSVRATVSVTIPSIIPGVDDFGTARRSATMPRPQESGALGLGPAADTDEGAAPR, translated from the coding sequence GTGAGCGTCCGTCTGCCCGCCCGGCTCCGCGGCCGCGGCCGCGACCGGGGCCAGGTCTCCCTGGAATTCCTCGGCTTCCTGCCGCTCCTGCTGGTGGTCGGGCTGGCCGTGGTCCAGCTCGGCCTGGCGGCGTTCGCCGTCCAGCAGGCCGGTACGGGAGCGCGTGCCGCGGCCCGTACCGCCTCGATGGACCAGGCCGACCACCCGGCCGACCCGCAGGCCGCCGGCCGGGCCGCGATGAGCGACTGGATCAAGGCCGGGATCACCGTGGGCGGCGACGGCGGCGACTCGGTCCGCGCGACGGTGTCGGTCACCATCCCCTCGATCATCCCCGGCGTGGACGACTTCGGCACCGCCCGCCGCAGCGCCACCATGCCCCGCCCGCAGGAGTCCGGCGCCCTCGGCCTCGGTCCCGCCGCGGACACGGACGAAGGAGCAGCCCCGCGATGA
- a CDS encoding TadE/TadG family type IV pilus assembly protein, producing the protein MRRPLGGDDRGQVSVEFLGMLPLILLVLALLWQLVLVGYAYTLAAHSADRGARAGTATEGGGAGACRAAAAHELPGSWRGGASISCGAVAGVWKATVRIDVPVLFPGAGTFPWSAVGSAGAAKEDPR; encoded by the coding sequence GTGCGGCGCCCGCTGGGCGGCGACGACCGGGGGCAGGTCTCCGTGGAGTTCCTCGGGATGCTCCCGCTGATCCTGCTGGTCCTCGCGCTGCTCTGGCAGCTCGTCCTGGTCGGCTACGCCTATACGCTCGCCGCCCACTCCGCCGACCGGGGCGCGCGGGCCGGCACCGCGACCGAGGGCGGCGGCGCAGGTGCCTGCCGGGCCGCCGCCGCGCACGAACTGCCCGGCTCCTGGCGGGGCGGGGCGAGCATCTCCTGCGGCGCCGTGGCCGGCGTGTGGAAGGCGACGGTCCGCATCGACGTCCCGGTGCTCTTCCCCGGCGCGGGCACCTTCCCGTGGTCGGCCGTCGGCTCGGCGGGAGCCGCGAAGGAGGACCCCAGGTGA
- a CDS encoding AAA family ATPase: MTIRILSAIGDPDAARAVSSLLHQLPDAEPAPPVADSTALLDALARAAAQGAEAPAAGGPSAVEALPEVVLVHERTGPAPALELIREVALRFPAVGVVLITADAGPALFSAAMDAGARGVVGLPLGYDELAARVQAAAQWAAGVRVHLGAGPEAAPGPAGTLVTVTGAKGGVGTTVTAVHLALAARTAGRSVALVDLDLQSGDVASYLDVQFRRSIVDLAGIQDISVRVLQDAVHAHHTGLGLLLAPEEGERGEEVDDRAARQILGALRSRYEVVLVDCGSQMQSANAAAVELAEAALLVTTPDVVAVRAAKRQVRLWDRLQIRKAEDTTTVVNRLTRNTEIQPSLVAKATGTQVARTHVPAAFKELQPCVDAGRMQDLDNRSTVKQALGALAAELGLVESPAARQGRGSHRARPTLTGRKRKAIAPGAAPGPGTAGGAAGPVTGAAPGAGAGSAAQSGGRFAGRRGPAATGGTGPFDPAGPYEEG, encoded by the coding sequence GTGACCATCCGCATCCTTTCGGCCATCGGCGACCCGGACGCCGCCCGCGCGGTCTCCTCGCTGCTCCACCAGCTGCCGGACGCCGAACCCGCGCCCCCGGTCGCCGACTCCACCGCGCTGCTCGACGCGCTCGCCCGGGCCGCCGCCCAGGGAGCCGAGGCGCCGGCCGCCGGCGGGCCGTCCGCCGTCGAGGCGCTCCCCGAGGTCGTGCTCGTCCACGAACGGACCGGCCCGGCACCGGCGCTGGAGCTGATCCGGGAGGTGGCGCTGCGCTTCCCCGCCGTCGGCGTGGTGCTGATCACCGCGGACGCCGGGCCCGCGCTGTTCTCCGCGGCGATGGACGCCGGCGCCCGCGGCGTGGTGGGACTGCCGCTCGGCTACGACGAGCTGGCCGCCCGGGTGCAGGCCGCCGCCCAGTGGGCGGCCGGCGTACGGGTGCACCTGGGGGCCGGCCCGGAGGCGGCGCCCGGACCGGCCGGCACGCTGGTGACCGTCACCGGCGCCAAGGGCGGGGTCGGCACCACCGTCACCGCCGTGCACCTCGCCCTGGCCGCCCGGACCGCGGGCCGCAGCGTGGCACTGGTCGACCTGGACCTGCAGTCCGGAGATGTGGCCTCCTATCTGGACGTGCAGTTCCGCCGCTCGATCGTCGACCTGGCCGGCATCCAGGACATCTCCGTACGGGTCCTCCAGGACGCGGTGCACGCCCACCACACCGGCCTGGGACTGCTGCTGGCGCCCGAGGAGGGCGAACGCGGCGAGGAGGTCGACGACCGCGCCGCCCGGCAGATCCTGGGCGCGCTGCGCTCCCGTTACGAGGTGGTGCTCGTCGACTGCGGGTCCCAGATGCAGTCCGCCAACGCCGCGGCGGTCGAACTCGCCGAAGCGGCACTGCTGGTGACCACCCCGGACGTGGTGGCCGTACGGGCCGCCAAGCGGCAGGTGCGGTTGTGGGACCGGCTGCAGATCCGCAAGGCGGAGGACACCACGACCGTCGTCAACCGCCTCACCCGCAACACCGAGATCCAGCCGTCACTGGTCGCCAAGGCCACCGGCACCCAGGTCGCCAGGACCCATGTGCCGGCCGCCTTCAAGGAGTTGCAGCCCTGCGTCGACGCGGGCCGGATGCAGGATCTCGACAACCGGTCGACGGTCAAGCAGGCGCTGGGCGCCCTGGCGGCCGAACTCGGGCTGGTCGAGTCGCCGGCCGCCCGGCAGGGCCGCGGCAGCCACCGGGCGCGTCCGACGCTGACCGGGCGCAAGCGCAAGGCCATAGCGCCGGGGGCGGCTCCCGGTCCGGGGACGGCTGGGGGTGCGGCGGGGCCGGTAACGGGAGCGGCACCGGGTGCGGGCGCCGGGAGCGCGGCGCAGTCCGGCGGCCGGTTCGCCGGCCGCCGCGGCCCCGCGGCGACGGGCGGGACGGGGCCGTTCGACCCCGCCGGTCCCTACGAGGAGGGCTGA
- the cpaB gene encoding Flp pilus assembly protein CpaB translates to MNSRQRRGAILLLLSVLCAIGAFIGVLSVIKNVESKVGPERTAYRLKTDIAAYKALDPGQFEKVKMPQRWLPPTAVTDLDKVSGRIAVTPLKKGSLLQDDMIVERPALQPGQQEIAIMIDAATGVAGKINPGARVNIYATFEGKRPEDKPVSKVIVAGAQVIDVGKLTPLDAKDPGDTTANRQAGEAVPITFALDTRDAQRVAYAESFATHVRLALLAPGSETAIPPGQRTYTLDGDK, encoded by the coding sequence ATGAACTCACGCCAGCGCCGCGGAGCGATCCTGCTGCTCCTGTCGGTTCTCTGTGCGATCGGCGCGTTCATCGGCGTGCTGTCGGTGATCAAGAACGTCGAGTCCAAGGTCGGCCCCGAGCGGACGGCCTACCGGCTGAAGACGGATATCGCGGCCTACAAGGCGCTGGATCCAGGGCAGTTCGAGAAGGTGAAGATGCCGCAGCGCTGGCTGCCGCCCACCGCCGTGACCGACCTGGACAAGGTCAGCGGCCGGATCGCCGTGACCCCGCTGAAGAAGGGCTCGCTGCTGCAGGACGACATGATCGTCGAGCGGCCCGCGCTGCAGCCCGGGCAGCAGGAGATCGCCATCATGATCGACGCCGCGACCGGGGTGGCCGGCAAGATCAACCCGGGGGCGCGGGTGAACATCTACGCCACGTTCGAGGGCAAGCGCCCCGAGGACAAGCCGGTCTCCAAGGTCATCGTCGCCGGCGCCCAGGTCATCGACGTCGGCAAGCTGACGCCCCTGGACGCCAAGGACCCGGGCGACACCACCGCGAACCGGCAGGCCGGCGAGGCCGTCCCGATCACCTTCGCGCTGGACACCCGCGACGCCCAACGCGTCGCCTACGCCGAGTCCTTCGCCACCCATGTACGGCTCGCCCTGCTCGCCCCCGGCAGCGAGACCGCCATACCGCCCGGTCAGCGCACCTACACCCTCGACGGCGACAAGTGA
- a CDS encoding S1 family peptidase: MNRPLVGTLATAVLGAAALAGTVGTAQAAPQHRVLGQHQKTKAVDFAGTVALSNCSGSVVRMPGSQANDPALVMTNGHCLESGMPGAGEVIVDQPSSRGFTLLTKSGGRAGTIRANRVVYATMTDTDVTLYRTSSTYAQIEQKYGIKPLELATDHPAKGAGISVVSGYWKKIYTCSIDGFVPTLKEGDWAWKDSVRYTPQCQTIGGTSGSPVVDTATGKVAAINNTGNEDGERCTENNPCEVDENGNVTVHKGTNYAEETYGIPKCFGAGNKLDLNADGCALPKPAALRR, translated from the coding sequence ATGAATCGACCTCTCGTCGGCACCCTGGCCACGGCCGTGCTGGGCGCCGCAGCCCTCGCGGGCACCGTCGGAACGGCTCAGGCGGCGCCGCAGCACCGGGTGCTTGGACAGCACCAGAAGACCAAGGCGGTGGACTTCGCCGGCACCGTCGCACTGAGCAACTGCTCCGGCTCCGTCGTGCGGATGCCCGGCTCGCAGGCGAATGACCCGGCGCTGGTGATGACCAACGGCCACTGTCTGGAAAGCGGCATGCCGGGCGCGGGCGAGGTCATCGTCGACCAGCCGTCCAGCCGCGGCTTCACCCTGCTGACCAAGTCGGGCGGCCGGGCGGGCACGATCCGGGCCAACCGGGTCGTCTACGCCACGATGACCGACACCGATGTCACGCTCTACCGGACCTCGTCGACCTACGCCCAGATCGAGCAGAAGTACGGGATCAAGCCACTGGAGCTGGCCACCGACCACCCGGCGAAGGGCGCCGGGATCAGCGTCGTCTCCGGATACTGGAAGAAGATCTACACCTGCAGCATCGACGGGTTCGTGCCCACCCTCAAGGAGGGTGACTGGGCCTGGAAGGACTCAGTCCGCTACACCCCGCAGTGCCAGACCATCGGCGGCACCTCCGGATCGCCGGTGGTCGACACCGCCACGGGCAAGGTCGCGGCCATCAACAACACGGGCAATGAGGACGGTGAGAGGTGCACCGAGAACAACCCGTGCGAGGTGGACGAGAACGGCAATGTCACGGTGCACAAGGGCACCAACTACGCGGAGGAGACCTACGGGATACCGAAGTGTTTCGGCGCGGGTAACAAGCTCGACCTGAACGCGGACGGCTGCGCCCTGCCGAAGCCGGCCGCTCTCCGCAGGTGA
- a CDS encoding M14 family metallopeptidase has translation MRPRIRGGRSTVLAALLSLALAAPVAAAQATVAPPGEPAAGAAARPELPHQYEVSGPATPAQRTALTTTGATIDEVHARAVVLTADRAQAAAVRQLGYPLRRLPDPPATRPVSPGTRVGDFPAGYTKYHTYDEATKEIDALVAKYPTLLSKKVIGTSQEGRSILALKVSRNVTKDEAEPEVLFTAHQHAREHLTVEMALYLLGEFTSKYGSDPRITKLLDSREIWIIPDLNPDGGAYDIAAGSFRSWRKNRQPNAGSRSVGTDLNRNWDFKWGCCGGSSSSPSSEVYRGPSAASAPEVKVVASFVRSRVIGGTQQIKAAIDFHTYSELVLWPFGFTDDDTGPGMTQDDHDAFAAIGKSMAASNGYTPEQSSELYITDGAIDDWLWGDQKIFAYTFEMYPSSAGAGGFYPKDTVIPKETARNREAVLRLLENADCVYRSIGKEAQYCKGS, from the coding sequence ATGCGACCACGTATCCGCGGCGGACGCAGCACCGTCCTCGCCGCGCTCCTCTCCCTCGCGCTCGCCGCCCCCGTCGCCGCCGCCCAGGCGACCGTCGCCCCGCCCGGCGAACCCGCCGCCGGCGCCGCCGCCCGCCCCGAACTCCCGCACCAGTACGAGGTGTCCGGACCCGCCACGCCAGCCCAGCGCACCGCGCTCACCACGACCGGCGCCACGATCGACGAGGTCCATGCCCGCGCCGTCGTCCTCACGGCCGACCGCGCCCAGGCCGCCGCCGTCCGCCAACTGGGCTACCCCCTCCGCAGGCTGCCCGACCCGCCGGCCACCCGGCCGGTCTCCCCCGGTACCCGGGTCGGGGACTTCCCCGCCGGGTACACGAAGTACCACACCTACGACGAGGCCACGAAGGAGATCGACGCCCTCGTCGCCAAGTACCCGACCCTGCTCAGCAAGAAGGTCATCGGCACCTCCCAGGAGGGCCGCAGCATCCTCGCCCTCAAGGTCAGCCGGAACGTCACCAAGGACGAGGCGGAGCCCGAGGTCCTCTTCACCGCGCACCAGCACGCCAGGGAACACCTCACCGTCGAGATGGCCCTGTACCTCCTGGGCGAGTTCACCTCGAAGTACGGGAGTGACCCCCGCATCACCAAGCTGCTGGACTCCCGCGAGATCTGGATCATCCCGGACCTGAACCCGGACGGCGGCGCCTACGACATCGCCGCCGGCTCGTTCCGCAGCTGGCGCAAGAACCGCCAGCCCAACGCCGGCTCCCGCAGCGTCGGCACCGACCTCAACCGCAACTGGGACTTCAAGTGGGGCTGCTGCGGCGGCTCGTCGTCCAGCCCCTCCTCCGAGGTCTACCGCGGCCCGTCGGCCGCCTCCGCCCCCGAGGTGAAGGTCGTCGCCTCCTTCGTCCGCAGCCGCGTCATCGGCGGCACCCAGCAGATCAAGGCCGCCATCGACTTCCACACCTACAGCGAACTGGTCCTGTGGCCCTTCGGCTTCACCGACGACGACACCGGCCCCGGGATGACGCAGGACGACCATGACGCCTTCGCCGCCATCGGCAAGAGCATGGCCGCCAGCAACGGCTACACCCCCGAGCAGTCCAGCGAGCTCTACATCACCGACGGCGCGATCGACGACTGGCTGTGGGGCGACCAGAAGATCTTCGCCTACACCTTCGAGATGTATCCGTCCTCGGCCGGCGCCGGCGGCTTCTACCCCAAGGACACGGTGATCCCCAAGGAAACCGCCCGCAACCGCGAGGCAGTCCTCCGCCTCCTGGAGAACGCCGACTGCGTCTACCGCTCCATCGGCAAGGAGGCGCAGTACTGCAAGGGCAGTTGA
- a CDS encoding peptidylprolyl isomerase: MARATARHILVNTETEALNLKEQIAGGADFAELAKKHSSCPSSRDGGNLGSFGPGQMVPEFDQVVFSAPVGVVQGPVKTQFGMHLLEVTSRED; the protein is encoded by the coding sequence ATGGCTAGGGCTACCGCACGTCACATCTTGGTCAATACCGAGACAGAGGCGTTGAATCTGAAGGAGCAGATCGCGGGCGGAGCGGATTTCGCCGAGCTTGCCAAGAAGCACTCCTCCTGCCCCTCGTCCCGCGACGGGGGCAACCTCGGGTCGTTCGGTCCCGGGCAGATGGTCCCGGAATTCGACCAGGTCGTGTTCTCCGCCCCGGTCGGCGTGGTCCAGGGACCGGTGAAGACCCAGTTCGGGATGCACCTCCTCGAAGTCACCAGCCGCGAGGACTGA
- a CDS encoding helix-turn-helix domain-containing protein, whose protein sequence is MPTRTTPTVRQKRLGAELRTMRLAAGATTEYAAGLLGIDRTRISNMEGGIRPVSPDRVRTLACNYACPDESYVEALVAMAANSERGWWERHRGTLAAGMLDIAELEWHAARISTTQTVHVPGLLQTEDYARAVFTAVLPPPTRLEIELRVAHRMERQQVFARPEPLTYVAYVHEAALRMKFGGADIMRHQLKHLCQASEREGVDVRVLPVDVGAFPGAGHALLYAGGVVAQLDTVQLDSAHGPEFTHAEAQLAKYRAHLDWMDNASLSASASRDFIRNVERSL, encoded by the coding sequence ATGCCGACCAGGACCACACCGACGGTGCGCCAGAAGCGACTTGGCGCCGAGCTGCGCACGATGCGTCTCGCTGCCGGCGCCACCACTGAATACGCCGCCGGGCTGCTGGGCATCGACCGGACGCGGATCTCCAACATGGAGGGCGGCATCAGACCGGTCTCCCCTGACCGCGTGCGCACCCTGGCCTGCAACTACGCCTGTCCGGACGAGTCGTACGTTGAAGCGCTGGTCGCCATGGCCGCGAACAGTGAGCGTGGTTGGTGGGAGCGGCACCGGGGCACGCTCGCCGCCGGGATGCTGGACATCGCGGAGCTCGAATGGCATGCCGCGCGCATCAGCACGACGCAGACGGTCCACGTTCCGGGACTTCTCCAAACCGAGGACTATGCCCGCGCGGTCTTCACCGCCGTCTTGCCGCCTCCGACGCGGCTCGAAATCGAACTACGCGTCGCCCACCGGATGGAGCGGCAGCAGGTCTTCGCGCGGCCCGAGCCCCTCACCTATGTTGCATACGTTCACGAAGCCGCACTGCGCATGAAGTTCGGCGGAGCCGACATCATGCGTCACCAGCTCAAGCACCTGTGTCAAGCGTCGGAACGCGAGGGAGTCGACGTGCGGGTACTCCCCGTCGATGTGGGCGCATTCCCAGGAGCTGGACATGCTCTCCTGTACGCCGGGGGTGTCGTGGCCCAGCTCGACACTGTGCAACTGGACTCTGCCCACGGACCGGAATTCACGCACGCCGAAGCCCAGCTCGCGAAGTACCGCGCCCATCTGGACTGGATGGACAACGCGTCACTGTCGGCCTCGGCCTCGCGTGACTTCATCCGCAATGTCGAACGTTCACTCTAG
- a CDS encoding ATP-binding protein yields MPAAVSVCPHPLDTVTPPAPENLAYSLTLPAALASPAIARAAAGVLLDAHGLRDVAVAAVQVVGELASCACRFTPAEDVYLSLRYRDDALRVILYDGHPRHTHRRLAAACDARRRSTLLLLACVVRDCEGEWGFGAWQEPGDGTRMWAVLPRDGARAYGRAA; encoded by the coding sequence ATGCCCGCAGCCGTGTCCGTCTGCCCGCACCCGCTCGACACCGTCACGCCCCCCGCACCCGAAAACCTGGCCTACAGCCTGACCCTCCCCGCCGCGCTGGCCAGTCCGGCCATCGCGCGTGCCGCCGCGGGCGTCCTGCTCGACGCCCATGGTCTGCGCGATGTGGCCGTCGCGGCCGTTCAGGTGGTGGGGGAACTGGCCTCCTGCGCCTGCCGGTTCACGCCGGCCGAGGACGTCTACCTGTCGCTGCGCTACCGGGACGACGCGCTGCGCGTGATCCTGTACGACGGACACCCGCGCCATACCCATCGGCGTCTCGCGGCGGCCTGCGACGCCCGGCGGCGGTCCACGCTCCTGCTGCTGGCCTGTGTGGTGCGGGACTGCGAGGGCGAGTGGGGGTTCGGGGCGTGGCAGGAGCCCGGGGACGGGACGCGGATGTGGGCCGTGCTGCCGCGCGACGGGGCACGGGCGTACGGCCGCGCGGCGTGA
- a CDS encoding GntP family permease: protein MFLAATPAPAPPPPHTGGLLTLIPGTAGLLAVAALGIALLLVLIIKVRLQPFVALLTVSLAVGLAAGLSVTELFGTVQKSDAVSLIESGMGGILGHVAIIIGLGTMLGAILEVSGGAEVLSARLLRLFGERRAPLAMGLTGLIFGIPVFFDVGIFVLAPIVYAAAKRSKKSILLFCMPLLAGLSMTHAFLPPHPGPVAAAGLFKVDLGWIILMGLVCGLPAVLAAWGYAAWIGKRIFVPVPQDMVEAAEEARAAVTAEKRAAGAGPDEEPVSLATVLLIIGTPLLLILLATFSSIALPPSTGRSVLEFFGHPFVALTIALLMSYYLLGIRRGWSRTSLERVSTASLKPVGNIILVVGAGGIFGAVLKGSGVATALSDTFHHVGLPVLVLAYLLSLILRVAQGSATVAIVTTAGIVVPLVENQGMSQAHLALIIMAISAGSIFASHVNDGGFWMVSKYFGITERDTLKSWTVLESVLSVAGFAVAAVVSLVV, encoded by the coding sequence ATGTTCCTCGCCGCCACGCCCGCCCCCGCGCCCCCGCCCCCGCACACCGGCGGACTGCTCACCCTGATACCCGGCACCGCGGGCCTGCTCGCGGTCGCCGCCCTGGGCATCGCCCTGCTCCTCGTCCTGATCATCAAGGTACGGCTGCAGCCGTTCGTCGCGCTGCTGACGGTCTCCCTCGCGGTGGGCCTGGCCGCCGGGCTCTCGGTCACCGAACTCTTCGGCACGGTGCAGAAGTCCGACGCCGTCTCGCTGATCGAGTCCGGGATGGGCGGCATCCTCGGCCATGTCGCCATCATCATCGGCCTGGGCACCATGCTGGGGGCGATCCTCGAGGTCTCCGGCGGCGCCGAGGTGCTCAGCGCCCGGCTGCTCCGCCTCTTCGGCGAGCGGCGCGCACCGCTGGCCATGGGCCTGACCGGCCTGATCTTCGGCATCCCCGTCTTCTTCGACGTCGGCATCTTCGTCCTCGCGCCGATCGTGTACGCGGCGGCGAAGCGCAGTAAAAAGTCGATCCTGCTCTTCTGCATGCCGCTCCTCGCGGGCCTTTCCATGACCCACGCCTTCCTGCCGCCGCACCCCGGCCCGGTCGCCGCCGCCGGCCTCTTCAAGGTCGACCTGGGCTGGATCATCCTCATGGGCCTCGTCTGCGGCCTCCCCGCGGTGCTCGCCGCCTGGGGCTACGCGGCCTGGATCGGCAAGCGGATCTTCGTCCCCGTCCCCCAGGACATGGTCGAGGCGGCCGAGGAGGCCAGGGCCGCGGTCACCGCGGAGAAGCGCGCGGCCGGCGCCGGGCCGGACGAGGAACCGGTCTCCCTCGCGACCGTCCTCCTGATCATCGGCACCCCGCTGCTCCTCATCCTCCTGGCGACCTTCTCCTCCATCGCCCTGCCGCCCTCCACCGGCCGCTCGGTGCTCGAGTTCTTCGGCCACCCCTTCGTCGCCCTGACGATCGCCCTGCTGATGTCGTACTACCTGCTGGGCATCCGCCGCGGCTGGTCCCGCACGTCCCTGGAGCGGGTCTCCACCGCGTCCCTCAAACCGGTCGGCAACATCATCCTGGTCGTCGGCGCCGGCGGGATCTTCGGCGCCGTCCTCAAGGGCAGCGGCGTGGCCACCGCCCTCTCCGACACCTTCCACCACGTCGGCCTCCCGGTACTCGTCCTCGCCTACCTCCTCTCCCTCATCCTGCGCGTCGCCCAGGGCTCGGCCACCGTCGCCATCGTCACCACGGCCGGCATCGTCGTCCCCCTCGTCGAGAACCAGGGCATGTCCCAGGCGCATCTGGCGCTGATCATCATGGCGATCTCGGCCGGATCGATCTTCGCGTCCCATGTGAACGACGGGGGCTTCTGGATGGTCAGCAAGTACTTCGGCATCACGGAACGCGACACCCTCAAGTCCTGGACGGTCCTGGAGTCGGTGCTCTCGGTCGCCGGCTTCGCGGTGGCGGCCGTGGTGAGCCTGGTGGTGTAG
- a CDS encoding RidA family protein: protein MIEKTALTPATHTTPPAKFSHGVKKGNLLQVAGQVGFLPATEGQAPTPAGPTLREQTLQTLANVQAILEEGGASWDDAMMIRVYLTDVAHFAELNEIYNAYFEEQGLKEAPAARTTVYVGLPPGLLIEIDALAVLS, encoded by the coding sequence ATGATCGAGAAGACCGCGCTCACCCCGGCCACCCACACCACCCCGCCCGCGAAGTTCTCCCACGGCGTGAAGAAGGGCAACCTCCTCCAGGTCGCCGGCCAGGTCGGCTTCCTGCCCGCCACCGAGGGCCAGGCCCCCACCCCGGCCGGCCCCACCCTGCGCGAACAGACCCTGCAGACCCTCGCCAACGTCCAGGCCATCCTCGAGGAGGGCGGCGCGAGCTGGGACGACGCGATGATGATCCGCGTCTACCTCACCGACGTGGCGCACTTCGCCGAGCTGAACGAGATCTACAACGCCTACTTCGAGGAGCAGGGCCTCAAGGAGGCCCCGGCCGCCCGCACCACCGTCTACGTCGGTCTGCCGCCGGGCCTGCTCATCGAGATCGACGCCCTCGCGGTCCTGAGCTGA
- a CDS encoding IclR family transcriptional regulator has protein sequence MSQTVDRALSILPLLAEGPANLEQVSVRLGVHKSTALRLLRTLHEHGMVYRQADQRYRLGARLFALAQQAAENLDVREIAHPHLVALNEACGHTVHLAVLEESEVLYIDKVESRYPVRMYSRIGKPVAITVAAVAKLLLADLPGPERRALAEKLDYPRYTPRSTPDATAFLAELATVRAQGWATDLGGHEESINCVGAPVRGTDGHVVAAMSLSAPNVVVTAEELLALLPLVRRTADAISREYSGTALPPSTAGPAQEA, from the coding sequence ATGAGCCAGACCGTCGACCGCGCACTGAGCATCCTTCCGCTGCTCGCGGAGGGCCCGGCCAACCTCGAACAGGTCTCGGTCCGGCTCGGCGTGCACAAATCCACCGCCCTGCGCCTGTTGCGCACCCTGCACGAGCACGGCATGGTCTACCGCCAGGCCGACCAGCGCTACCGCCTCGGCGCCCGGCTCTTCGCGCTCGCCCAGCAGGCCGCCGAGAACCTCGACGTACGGGAGATCGCCCACCCCCATCTCGTCGCCCTCAACGAGGCCTGCGGACACACCGTCCACCTCGCCGTCCTGGAGGAGAGCGAGGTCCTCTACATCGACAAGGTCGAGAGCCGCTACCCGGTCCGGATGTACTCCCGGATCGGCAAGCCCGTCGCGATCACCGTCGCCGCGGTCGCCAAGCTGCTCCTGGCCGACCTGCCCGGACCCGAGCGCCGCGCCCTCGCGGAGAAGCTCGACTACCCCCGCTACACGCCCCGTTCGACCCCCGACGCCACGGCCTTCCTCGCCGAACTGGCCACCGTCCGCGCGCAGGGCTGGGCCACCGACCTCGGTGGCCACGAGGAGTCCATCAACTGCGTCGGCGCGCCCGTCCGCGGCACGGACGGGCACGTGGTCGCCGCCATGTCCCTCTCCGCGCCGAACGTCGTCGTCACCGCCGAGGAACTCCTCGCCCTGCTCCCCCTGGTCCGCCGCACCGCCGACGCCATCAGCCGGGAGTACTCCGGAACCGCCCTTCCCCCGTCCACCGCCGGCCCCGCACAGGAAGCGTGA